The following proteins come from a genomic window of Montipora foliosa isolate CH-2021 chromosome 2, ASM3666993v2, whole genome shotgun sequence:
- the LOC137991915 gene encoding nucleolar transcription factor 1-like yields MPSLSLSGVAGDPGRFDSTSFPMENKAKYKAMYLENQENYTYQTAQYYLEKYPNEKPPMEAFDVWTKEKGAELTQLYPDISKKKLEKNKAKYKAMYLENQENYTYQTAQYYLEKYPNEKPPMEAFDVWTKEKGAELTQLYPDISKKKLEKNKAKYKAMYLENQENYTYQTAQYYLEKYPNEKPPMEAFDVWTKEKGAELTQLYPDISKKKLEKNKAKYKAMYLENQENYTYQTAQYYLEKYPNEKPPMEAFDVWTKEKGAELTQLYPDISKKKLEKNKAKYKAMYLENQENYTYQTAQYYLEKYPNEKPPMEAFDVWTKEKGAELTQLYPDISKKKLERKLQKYWRRLEDRKQ; encoded by the exons ATGCCATCATTGAGTTTGTCAGGTGTGGCGGGcgaccccgggagatttgacaGTACATCCTTTCCCATGG aaAACAAGGCAAAGTACAAGGCTATGTACTTAGAAAATCAGGAAAATTACACATACCAAACGGCACAGTACTATTTGGAGAAATATCCAAATGAAAAACCTCCGATGGAAGCTTTTGACGTGTGGACAAAGGAGAAGGGGGCGGAATTAACACAACTTTATCCAGATATCTCTAAAAAGAAACTTGAGA aaAACAAGGCAAAGTACAAGGCTATGTACTTAGAAAATCAGGAAAATTACACATACCAAACGGCACAGTACTATTTGGAGAAATATCCAAATGAAAAACCTCCGATGGAAGCTTTTGACGTGTGGACAAAGGAGAAGGGGGCGGAATTAACACAACTTTATCCAGATAtctccaaaaagaaacttgagA aaAACAAGGCAAAGTACAAGGCTATGTACTTAGAAAATCAGGAAAATTACACATACCAAACGGCACAGTACTATTTGGAGAAATATCCAAATGAAAAACCTCCGATGGAAGCTTTTGACGTGTGGACAAAGGAGAAGGGGGCGGAATTAACACAACTTTATCCAGATATCTCTAAAAAGAAACTTGAGA aaAACAAGGCAAAGTACAAGGCTATGTACTTAGAAAATCAGGAAAATTACACATACCAAACGGCACAGTACTATTTGGAGAAATATCCAAATGAAAAACCTCCGATGGAAGCTTTTGACGTGTGGACAAAGGAGAAGGGGGCGGAATTAACACAACTTTATCCAGATATCTCTAAAAAGAAACTTGAGA aaAACAAGGCAAAGTACAAGGCTATGTACTTAGAAAATCAGGAAAATTACACATACCAAACGGCACAGTACTATTTGGAGAAATATCCAAATGAAAAACCTCCGATGGAAGCTTTTGACGTGTGGACAAAGGAGAAGGGGGCGGAATTAACACAACTATATCCAGATATCTCTAAAAAGAAACTTGAGAGGAAGTTGCAGAAATATTGGAGGAGACTGGAAGACAGAAAACAAtga